Within Candidatus Thermokryptus mobilis, the genomic segment TAGGGGTTGCTATAGGAATACCCTGGCAGGATGCTTTAAACTTCGGAAGTTTGCTTGGCACCAAGATAGTTTTGAACGAATTCGTCGCATATTTAAAGTTTTCAGAGCTTATAGCGCAAAACAAAATCGTCCTTGAAAAAACAATTACTATGACGACATTTGCCCTGTGTGGCTTTGCTAACTTCTCATCCATAGCAATTCAGATCGGAGGCATAAGTCCAATGGCTCCAAACAGAAGGGCTGACCTCGCACGGCTCGGCTTAAGAGCTGTAGCAGGTGGAACACTCGCAAATCTTATGACCGCAACAATAGCTGGCGTTCTGGTCGGCTAAGTTAACACTTGAATTAAAAACTCAAATGGAGTCGCAATCGCTCTTACGATAGAAAAGAAAATGGTTGAAAAAGCTGGAACTCTCATCAAAAATATCACAATGAAAATTCCAAAGAATCCTATTTGTCTATAACTTTCACCCAATCTATCGGGCAAAATTGAAGCAAGCACATGCGAGCCATCAAGCGGTGGAACCGGTATCAAATTGAAAACGCCTAATACGATGTTCAAATAGATTCCACTATAAAACATCTTCACGAGAAACTCATGAGCAAACTTTATAAGATCAGAATTAAAAGAGTTGAAAAAATCGCTCAAATTTAAAAGTATGATCACGAAGAGAGCGCAACAAAACGCAAGAAATAAGTTTGAAATTGGTCCAACCGCAGAGACAAGAATTGAATCCCTTTTATAATTTCTGAAATTAAGTGGATTAACTGGAACAGGTTTTGCCCAAGCTATAAAAACACGACCGGCAACGAGTATTGAAAATAGAGGGACAAGAATTGAACCGAAAAGGTCAATGTGTGGTATTGGGTTCAGGGTTAATCTGCCCATGTATTTAGCGGTTGGATCACCGCATTTTAAAGCAATATATCCGTGCATCACTTCGTGGACGACAACGCTGAAAAGAAGAATTGGGATTATATAAAGTGTTTCCATTTTCAATTGTGATTGAATTTTGAATTCATAATGTGTTTTTCAACTACCTCAATAATTCTCTCAACCTTCTCAAATCCGCTATCAATCGCTTTTTTATCTTTAAGCTCTCTATAATATCCTCCGATGTGAAGTATTCCATAAGCACTATCAAACAAATTCATCAAAATATCCCTATCCTTGTGTTAAGTTTTCTCAACATCTCAAAATAACTTGTGACATTTTTAAGACGCTTGGTTGCGCTTTTTTCATCAATGAGGTTAAATTTTATAAAAATTGCCTTTAACGCCTCAAGTCCAGCAAGATAATCTATCCCACTTGCGCTTGACACACGTCTTAGATCCTTGTATATACCGACAACCTTATCAACACCTGCTTTCTTTAATTCTTTTCGTGCGTTCTTCAAAAATCGCTTGGCATAAATTAATTTTTCTCTTTTAACATCCATTTCCCCTAATCTTTATAAGTTTAAAAAAAAGAGAAGTGCCGAAGGTGGGAGTCGAACCCACACGGGGTTTTGAGCCCCACGGGATTTTGAGTCCCGCGCGTCTTCCAGTTCCGCCACTTCGGCATTTTGCATTTAAAATATAAAAAGAGCGGAAAAATTTTGCAAGTTTTGAAATGAATTTTTAACTTTAAACTTGTTGAAAACAAATTTTATCAGGATGGACTTGTTTAAGCAAGTTTTATACGAGACGAAAGGAAAAATCGCACTCATAACCCTCAACAGACCGGAAAAAAGAAACGCATTGAACCCGGAGCTTATTGACGAACTTGACAAAGCCTTTGAAATGGCAATGGATGAGAACATACGATGTGTTATTTTAACTGGAGCTGGAAATTCTTTTTGTGCTGGGGCAGACCTTGAATATCTTCAAAAAATTTCAAATTTAAACTCCTATGAAAATTACGCTGATGCAGAAAAACTTGCTCAACTTTACAAAAAAATTTTCACCTTCCCCAAAATAACAATTGCAATGGTAAATGGTTTTGCACTCGCTGGTGGCTGTGGGCTCGCAAGCGTTTGTGATTTCGTAATAGCTTCAAAAGAAAACGCTAAGTTCGGTTATACAGAGACAAGAATAGGTTTCATCCCTGCAATTGTTATGACTTTTTTAATACGAAGGATAACTGGCTCAAAAGCCAGGGAACTTTTAATTCGCGGGAATATAATTGATGCTGACGAGGCAGTCAAAATTGGTCTCGCCAACTACTCCGTCCCAGATGCTGATCTGAAAAACTTCACATTTCAATTCGCAGATGAGTTAATCTCTGAGACAAGTTCCGAGTCAATAAAATTTGTAAAAGAGATGCTTTCAAATGTATATTTTATGTGTCTTGGGTCGGCAATTGAATATGCAAAAGGCATGAACTCTATCTCACGGCTCACTGACGATTGCAAAAAGGGTATAAACGCGTTTCTTAAAAAAGAAAAAATAAAATGGTGAAATGAACGAGGTTAAACTTGAAGAAGTCAGTCGGAAGTTAAAAGGCATAATCAGAAGCGTCCCAAATTTTCCAAAGGAAGGGATTATCTTCAGAGACATAACAACCCTTCTAAAGGATAAGGAAGCATTTAAACTTGCCGTTGACACATTTTATCAAAAGTATAAGGATTTAAAAATTGACAAAGTGGTAAGCGTTGAATCACGTGGTTTTATCTTTGGTTCAATCCTTGCTTATTTGCTTGGAGCTGGATTCGTCCCAATTAGAAAGCCAGGAAAACTTCCAGCTGAGAAGATACGCCAAGAATATCAACTTGAATACGGAATGGACGCAATGGAAGTTCATATTGATGCAATTCAACCTGGTGATAAAGTTCTTGTCCACGATGATCTTCTCGCAACTGGTGGCACGGTCTCAGCTGCGTGCAAATTAATTGAACGGCTTGGTGGCGAAGTCGTCGGAATATGCTTTTTAATAGAGCTGAGTTTCTTAAACGGTA encodes:
- a CDS encoding DUF5618 family protein, which produces MDVKREKLIYAKRFLKNARKELKKAGVDKVVGIYKDLRRVSSASGIDYLAGLEALKAIFIKFNLIDEKSATKRLKNVTSYFEMLRKLNTRIGIF
- a CDS encoding adenine phosphoribosyltransferase, whose product is MNEVKLEEVSRKLKGIIRSVPNFPKEGIIFRDITTLLKDKEAFKLAVDTFYQKYKDLKIDKVVSVESRGFIFGSILAYLLGAGFVPIRKPGKLPAEKIRQEYQLEYGMDAMEVHIDAIQPGDKVLVHDDLLATGGTVSAACKLIERLGGEVVGICFLIELSFLNGRERLKNYDIFSIVKYNSEQEL
- a CDS encoding enoyl-CoA hydratase/isomerase family protein, which produces MDLFKQVLYETKGKIALITLNRPEKRNALNPELIDELDKAFEMAMDENIRCVILTGAGNSFCAGADLEYLQKISNLNSYENYADAEKLAQLYKKIFTFPKITIAMVNGFALAGGCGLASVCDFVIASKENAKFGYTETRIGFIPAIVMTFLIRRITGSKARELLIRGNIIDADEAVKIGLANYSVPDADLKNFTFQFADELISETSSESIKFVKEMLSNVYFMCLGSAIEYAKGMNSISRLTDDCKKGINAFLKKEKIKW
- a CDS encoding site-2 protease family protein; this encodes METLYIIPILLFSVVVHEVMHGYIALKCGDPTAKYMGRLTLNPIPHIDLFGSILVPLFSILVAGRVFIAWAKPVPVNPLNFRNYKRDSILVSAVGPISNLFLAFCCALFVIILLNLSDFFNSFNSDLIKFAHEFLVKMFYSGIYLNIVLGVFNLIPVPPLDGSHVLASILPDRLGESYRQIGFFGIFIVIFLMRVPAFSTIFFSIVRAIATPFEFLIQVLT